Proteins from a single region of Oscillatoria sp. FACHB-1406:
- the bioD gene encoding dethiobiotin synthase, protein MTALLIVGTDTDVGKTILTTALAAYWFARRSRDTLALLKLMQTGVGDCETYQRLFALSQPPETLVPIRFAAPLAPPIAAAKEGRAIDLAPVWQTLCRLQQDYEFVLVEALGGLGTPVTDELIVADLARDWQLEAVLVVPVRLGAIAQTVANVALARQAKVKLKGIILNCNCVDAESRIEDLTPIDLMEALTHLPVLGIIPYLNDINNLTELEKCASNLDLERLLPAPKYLASRA, encoded by the coding sequence ATGACTGCGTTATTAATTGTTGGCACGGATACGGATGTTGGTAAAACGATTTTGACGACAGCATTAGCCGCTTACTGGTTTGCCCGTCGATCGCGCGATACCCTCGCCCTCCTCAAATTGATGCAAACCGGAGTTGGCGATTGCGAAACCTACCAGCGCTTATTTGCCCTCTCCCAACCGCCAGAAACATTAGTACCGATACGTTTTGCAGCACCTCTCGCACCGCCCATCGCTGCTGCAAAGGAGGGACGCGCGATCGATTTAGCCCCTGTTTGGCAAACGTTGTGTCGCTTGCAGCAGGATTATGAGTTCGTTCTAGTGGAGGCGTTGGGCGGGTTGGGAACGCCGGTGACGGATGAGTTAATCGTGGCGGATTTGGCGCGAGATTGGCAGTTGGAGGCGGTTTTAGTTGTTCCGGTGCGTTTGGGTGCGATCGCGCAAACGGTTGCAAATGTCGCCCTTGCACGTCAAGCTAAGGTTAAGCTCAAAGGAATTATCCTCAATTGCAATTGTGTCGATGCAGAATCCCGCATTGAGGACTTGACTCCCATCGATTTGATGGAAGCATTAACCCATCTTCCCGTTCTCGGTATCATTCCTTATCTGAACGACATCAATAACTTGACAGAATTAGAAAAATGTGCATCTAATCTCGATTTGGAACGATTGTTACCCGCACCAAAGTATCTTGCATCTCGTGCCTAG
- a CDS encoding DCC1-like thiol-disulfide oxidoreductase family protein, with protein sequence MTYHVIYDGNCNLCTTFTQWLENFDKGERFDYIPMQDRESLTKFGITPQDCEMGMILIDGNDPARRWQGSDAAEEIANLLPMGEGAIAFYRSLPGVKWLGDRAYEQIRDNRYPWFGKRSSTYRSNYPFGCRDR encoded by the coding sequence GTGACTTATCACGTTATTTACGACGGCAACTGCAATCTCTGTACGACCTTTACGCAATGGTTGGAAAACTTTGATAAAGGCGAACGATTTGACTATATTCCGATGCAAGATCGCGAATCGTTGACCAAATTCGGGATTACGCCGCAAGATTGCGAAATGGGCATGATTTTAATCGATGGTAACGATCCGGCGCGACGCTGGCAAGGAAGCGATGCGGCGGAGGAAATCGCGAACTTGCTGCCGATGGGGGAAGGTGCGATCGCGTTCTACCGTTCCTTGCCGGGGGTAAAATGGTTGGGCGATCGCGCCTACGAACAAATCCGCGATAACCGCTATCCTTGGTTTGGCAAGCGTTCCAGCACTTATCGTTCTAATTATCCTTTCGGTTGCCGCGATCGCTAA
- a CDS encoding YqhA family protein, with translation MFHRILTGSRQLVLISVICSFLASLTVSIYGALQTVVTILHLFSEGEVSSKGAKTLVLSCIEIIDLFLLATVFYITALGLYELFIDDRIKVPEWLEIHDIDDLKGKLTSVVVVLLSVVFLGQAIRWEGNPNILPFGVSIALVIAALTYFLSGKKNRKSGL, from the coding sequence ATGTTCCATCGTATTTTGACAGGGAGCCGACAATTAGTTCTGATTTCAGTAATTTGTTCGTTTCTCGCATCTCTCACTGTTTCGATCTACGGAGCCTTACAGACTGTTGTAACAATACTGCACTTATTTTCAGAGGGTGAGGTTTCTAGCAAAGGGGCAAAAACGTTAGTTTTATCCTGTATTGAAATTATCGATTTGTTTTTGCTCGCGACTGTCTTTTATATCACTGCATTAGGACTATACGAACTTTTTATCGACGATCGGATTAAGGTTCCAGAATGGCTAGAGATTCACGATATTGATGACCTCAAAGGCAAACTTACGAGCGTTGTTGTCGTGCTTTTGAGTGTCGTATTTTTGGGACAGGCTATACGATGGGAAGGCAATCCTAATATTTTACCCTTCGGCGTGAGTATTGCCCTCGTTATCGCTGCTTTAACCTACTTTTTAAGTGGTAAAAAGAACCGAAAGTCAGGCTTGTAA